A stretch of the Amphiura filiformis unplaced genomic scaffold, Afil_fr2py scaffold_63, whole genome shotgun sequence genome encodes the following:
- the LOC140144568 gene encoding fatty acid-binding protein, intestinal-like yields MPCDFSGKWTLDRTEGGAEFASKLGIPADKIPKTADLVVTQDGNNFNFKIITEANTREHKVVVGVPFKESILGMEIEGTANWEGDRLVTKTEKGSQTVREIVNGELVVSMTVQGATAKRVFKKC; encoded by the coding sequence ATGCCTTGCGATTTCAGCGGAAAGTGGACCCTTGACCGCACCGAGGGCGGCGCAGAATTCGCCAGCAAACTAGGCATTCCTGCCGACAAGATCCCCAAGACCGCAGACCTTGTAGTCACCCAAGATGGCAACAACTTCAACTTCAAGATCATCACTGAAGCCAACACCAGGGAGCACAAGGTGGTGGTAGGTGTGCCATTCAAGGAGAGCATCTTGGGAATGGAAATCGAAGGTACCGCTAACTGGGAAGGCGACAGACTGGTGACCAAGACCGAGAAAGGATCCCAGACCGTCCGTGAGATCGTCAACGGCGAGTTGGTTGTCTCCATGACCGTACAAGGAGCCACCGCCAAGCGTGTCTTCAAGAAATGTTAG